The Terriglobia bacterium genome includes a window with the following:
- the kdsA gene encoding 3-deoxy-8-phosphooctulonate synthase, which translates to MRRAVRIGRLSLGQARPLFLIAGPCVIESESHALMMARRLSATARRLGIPYIFKASFDKANRTSASSYRGPGLVRGLEILAAIRKKIDVPVLTDVHDVSQVAATAEVCDVLQIPAFLCRQTDLLEAAGRSGAAINIKKGQFVSPWEMRNAVEKIERTGNHRIVITERGTTFGYNNLVVDMRALAVMREWGYPVVLDCTHALQLPGGEGRQSGGQPQFIETLARAGVAAGADGIFMEVHDRPDKALSDGPSALKLQSFAPLARRLRELGKFVRRLR; encoded by the coding sequence ATGAGACGCGCGGTTCGCATCGGCAGGCTTTCACTCGGGCAGGCACGTCCCCTTTTCCTGATCGCCGGCCCCTGCGTGATTGAAAGCGAATCGCACGCTTTGATGATGGCCCGGCGCCTCAGCGCCACCGCCCGGCGGCTGGGCATTCCGTATATTTTCAAAGCGTCCTTCGATAAGGCCAACCGGACTTCCGCATCGTCTTACCGCGGGCCGGGTCTCGTCCGCGGGCTTGAGATCCTGGCAGCCATCCGGAAGAAAATTGACGTTCCCGTCCTCACCGACGTTCATGATGTAAGCCAGGTGGCGGCGACGGCCGAGGTCTGCGACGTGCTGCAGATTCCCGCCTTCCTGTGCCGCCAGACCGACCTTCTGGAGGCCGCAGGACGCTCGGGAGCAGCCATCAACATCAAGAAGGGCCAGTTCGTTTCACCGTGGGAAATGCGCAACGCCGTTGAGAAAATCGAGCGCACCGGAAATCACAGAATTGTAATCACCGAACGCGGGACGACTTTCGGTTATAACAATCTGGTGGTTGACATGCGCGCCTTGGCCGTGATGCGCGAGTGGGGCTATCCGGTGGTGCTCGATTGCACGCATGCGCTGCAACTGCCCGGAGGCGAGGGGCGGCAGAGCGGAGGGCAGCCGCAATTTATAGAGACTCTGGCAAGAGCAGGCGTGGCAGCGGGGGCCGACGGCATCTTTATGGAGGTACACGATCGCCCTGACAAGGCACTGTCGGACGGGCCCTCGGCGTTGAAACTCCAGAGTTTTGCGCCGCTTGCCAGAAGGCTTCGGGAGCTTGGAAAATTTGTGCGCCGTTTGCGCTGA
- a CDS encoding VWA domain-containing protein has protein sequence MPTHVSTRAFRVGLVLFLACWGLAGVAPPCFASGNKSADHPDTKDEAPDVEVRHPPINTTPIQMNVDRVVVPVTVTDPFDRIVTGLGQGNFEIYDDKVEQKILTFATEDAPISVGMVFDTSGSMSDKIQKSKEAALEFFKTSNPEDVFMLISFSNRPYMVSSFTDNYENILDRMLFVKAGGRTSLLDAIYLGLSRMKKTDTSRKALLVISDGGDNHSRYTERDIKRAVKEADVQIYAIGIFEPLADRDRSPEEAAGPSLLSELANVSGGRMFSVEDPSELPDIAEKISIQLRNQYVIGYKPSNLVRDGHWRRIKVKLNPPRGLPPLQVYARTGYYAPTQ, from the coding sequence ATGCCGACACACGTCAGCACGCGCGCATTCCGGGTTGGTTTAGTTCTCTTTCTGGCCTGTTGGGGGCTTGCTGGGGTAGCGCCACCCTGCTTTGCCTCCGGCAACAAATCAGCAGACCATCCCGACACCAAGGACGAGGCCCCGGATGTGGAAGTTCGGCATCCTCCGATCAACACCACGCCCATCCAGATGAATGTTGACAGGGTGGTTGTTCCGGTAACCGTCACGGACCCTTTCGATCGAATTGTTACGGGCCTTGGCCAGGGTAATTTTGAAATCTACGATGACAAGGTGGAGCAGAAGATTTTGACGTTTGCCACGGAAGATGCGCCCATCTCGGTCGGGATGGTGTTTGATACCAGCGGTTCGATGTCGGACAAAATCCAGAAATCCAAAGAGGCAGCCCTGGAGTTCTTCAAGACATCTAACCCCGAAGACGTGTTTATGCTGATCAGCTTCAGCAACCGTCCGTACATGGTATCGTCGTTTACCGACAATTATGAAAATATTCTCGACAGAATGCTTTTTGTGAAGGCCGGCGGACGGACTTCCCTGCTCGATGCGATCTACCTTGGCCTGAGCCGCATGAAAAAAACGGATACCAGCCGGAAGGCGCTGCTGGTAATTTCTGATGGCGGAGACAATCACAGCAGATATACTGAAAGAGACATTAAGCGCGCCGTCAAGGAGGCGGATGTCCAGATTTACGCTATTGGGATTTTTGAGCCATTGGCTGACCGCGATCGAAGCCCGGAGGAGGCTGCGGGGCCGTCTCTCCTTTCCGAATTGGCCAACGTCTCGGGCGGTAGGATGTTTTCAGTTGAAGACCCCAGTGAGCTGCCGGACATCGCAGAAAAAATCTCAATCCAATTACGGAACCAATATGTCATCGGATACAAACCCTCAAATCTCGTGCGGGACGGGCATTGGCGCCGGATCAAGGTTAAGCTTAATCCGCCGCGCGGGCTTCCCCCTCTCCAGGTTTATGCCCGCACTGGTTACTATGCCCCAACCCAGTAG
- a CDS encoding CTP synthase: MGVKYIFVTGGVVSSLGKGLAAASIGCLLEARGLKVNLLKFDPYLNVDPGTMSPFQHGEVYVTDDGAETDLDLGHYERFTHARMRRENNCTAGRIYETIITKERRGDYLGKTVQVIPHVTDEIKAAIRKVGSEVDVAIVEIGGTVGDIESLPFLEAIRQMRQEQGRENVVFIHVTLVPYINASGELKTKPTQHSVKDLREIGIQPDILLCRTDRFLPAEIKSKIALFCSVQKDSVITAKDVNNIYEVPLVLAAEGLDTQIAKCLGIDLGECNLKPWADLVERQRGLRDEVSIAIVGKYVEYQESYKSLNEALVHGGLANKVRVNVVWLEAEGLEGEDWERQLDGFDGVLVPGGFGKRGIPGMLRGITFARTRKVPFLGICLGMQCAVIEYARNACGLQGADSSEFDPATPHRVIYKLRELRGIDELGGTMRLGAWTARLKPDSFAHQAYGQVEISERHRHRYEFNREYEATLVANGLEITGETPDGTYVEIVEIRDHPWFLGCQFHPEFKSRPLEPHPLFKAFIGAALAHRGERPTAAVEAPFPAGQLIEEGTESSG, translated from the coding sequence ATGGGCGTCAAGTATATTTTTGTGACCGGAGGAGTAGTGAGTTCGCTGGGCAAGGGCCTTGCCGCGGCCTCGATCGGGTGCCTGCTGGAGGCGCGAGGTCTCAAGGTGAACCTGCTCAAGTTTGATCCCTACCTGAACGTCGATCCGGGGACCATGAGCCCTTTTCAGCACGGCGAGGTGTACGTGACCGACGACGGGGCCGAAACGGACCTCGACCTGGGCCATTACGAACGCTTTACCCATGCCCGCATGCGGCGCGAAAACAACTGTACGGCGGGTCGGATTTACGAAACCATCATCACCAAGGAGCGGCGCGGCGATTATCTGGGAAAGACCGTGCAGGTGATTCCGCACGTTACGGATGAAATCAAGGCCGCCATCCGGAAAGTTGGCTCCGAAGTGGACGTGGCCATCGTGGAGATTGGCGGCACGGTGGGTGACATTGAATCGCTGCCGTTCCTCGAGGCCATCCGCCAGATGCGGCAGGAGCAGGGCCGTGAAAACGTGGTCTTTATTCACGTCACTCTGGTCCCCTACATCAATGCTTCCGGTGAGCTGAAAACCAAACCGACACAGCATTCGGTGAAGGACCTGAGGGAGATCGGCATCCAGCCGGACATCCTGCTTTGCCGTACAGACCGCTTTCTGCCGGCGGAGATCAAGTCGAAAATTGCTCTCTTCTGCAGCGTCCAGAAAGACTCGGTCATAACCGCCAAGGACGTGAACAACATTTACGAGGTGCCGCTGGTGCTGGCGGCCGAAGGTTTGGATACTCAGATTGCGAAGTGCCTGGGCATTGATCTCGGCGAGTGCAACCTAAAGCCGTGGGCCGACCTCGTCGAACGCCAGCGCGGCCTCCGGGACGAGGTCTCGATTGCGATTGTCGGCAAGTACGTAGAGTATCAGGAATCCTACAAGAGCCTGAACGAGGCGCTCGTACACGGTGGGCTGGCCAACAAGGTACGCGTCAATGTGGTGTGGCTTGAGGCGGAGGGCCTGGAGGGCGAGGACTGGGAGCGCCAGCTCGACGGCTTTGATGGTGTGCTGGTGCCGGGAGGCTTCGGGAAGCGGGGCATTCCCGGCATGCTGCGCGGCATCACCTTTGCGCGCACGCGAAAAGTACCCTTCCTGGGGATCTGCCTCGGGATGCAGTGTGCGGTGATCGAGTACGCGCGTAACGCCTGCGGGCTGCAGGGGGCGGACAGCTCGGAGTTCGATCCTGCCACGCCGCACCGGGTGATCTACAAGCTGCGCGAACTGCGCGGCATCGACGAACTGGGCGGCACCATGCGGCTGGGCGCCTGGACGGCGCGCCTGAAGCCTGACTCTTTTGCGCACCAAGCCTACGGCCAGGTTGAAATCTCAGAACGCCACCGGCACCGCTATGAGTTCAACCGGGAATACGAGGCGACGCTGGTGGCCAATGGGCTCGAAATCACTGGAGAGACCCCGGACGGAACCTACGTGGAAATCGTCGAGATTCGCGATCATCCCTGGTTCCTCGGCTGCCAGTTCCACCCTGAGTTTAAGTCGCGGCCGCTGGAACCGCATCCGTTATTCAAAGCCTTTATCGGAGCGGCGCTGGCCCATCGCGGAGAGCGACCGACAGCGGCAGTTGAAGCGCCATTTCCTGCGGGGCAGTTAATCGAGGAGGGCACCGAGTCTTCGGGCTAG